CCTGGCGGCTGACGGAGTGGGGCCCCAGCACGCTGGAGTCGATGTGGAGAAGTTTCATAGGTGTCACCCTTGGTATAAGTTTGTAACTGGCGCTATATGAGTGACCACCTATATTTCCCGCAAGAACGCACAATTTTGAAACCCGAGCACAGTCTTGAAACCTGAGCACACCCATGTGCCTGTCCTGCCGCCCAGTCCGCATCTCGACAGCGACTGCCGCGGCGTCGCCTCGATCCTGGCCCGGGTCGGCGACAAATGGAGCGTGTTCGTCATCATGATGCTCGGCGACGGCCCGAAGCGCTTCAACGAGATCAAGCGCATGATCGGCGGCATCTCGCAGCGAATGTTGACGCTGACGCTGCGCGGCCTCGAGCGGGATGGCCTGGTGACGCGAACCGTATTCCCGACCATCCCGCCGCGCGTCGATTACGAACTCACCGATCTCGGGCGCGGTCTGTCGAAACCGGTCGAGGCGCTCGGCAAATGGGCGTTCGATCATCGGGTCGAGATCGAAAGCGCGCGAACGAAATTCGACGGGCGCAACGACAAAGCGTTTTCAAGCGAAGTGGATACCGGTTCGCGTTAAGAAAACGCGTCAAATAATAATCGACTAGGCCGTGAACCCATGCATCTACCTGGCGGACGGCCTGCTAAAGTCCGCTGTGCACCGATGGCGACCAAATTCTGCAACGCAGCTAAATGACGCAATGGGCCAACTCCGGACATTCCCAGGAGCCGCAGTCGCCGCCTCCGGGCAGTATGCCAATCGGACCTTCGGGCGAAGCCACCTGTTTCTCAACCGCGTCAGGTGGCGTAGAATGTAGTTGCCCTTGAAGCGGGACGTGCCGAAATCGCCGTTCGGGGCGAACGAGCAGCACTGGTGCCATCGGCAGGCACGTTCCCTTAAGAGACCGACCCTTTTTTCGGTTTCGCGCCACCATTCACCACGAAGTGTGCACGCCGCTTCTGCGGCGGCTCGCTGCGTAACGTCGGGAGAAAGGCGATGAACAAGATCGATCGAAGGTCAGCACTGGGAATCGGGTTGGCAGCGGCTTCGGCGGCTATGATGAAGCCCGCCGCCGCTCAAACCACGGGCTACAAGGATACGACGCCGTGGCCGGGTGTCGTGGTGCGTGCTTATGATGGCGAGACACCATCCCTCATCCCCGGTTTTAAGACCGTCTCAATGCGTGATGTGATCATGCAGCCGGGATCGAAGACGATGGGTCCCCCGATGATGAATGCCATGATCTGCCATATCCCCGAGGGGGAGCTTCGGATCGAGCAGGAGGGAAAGACCTTTACGGCCAAGAAGAACTTTGTCTGGACCTGCAACAAGGACACAAAGGAGCAGGCGCACAACGATGGGAATGCGGTCGCAATCATGCGGATCGCGGACCTGAAGGCTTAAGGCTCGTTTCTTCGCAAGAGACCGATTACAGGTGCGGATAGCCTACGCGACGAGGATCGCGCCGCCGAGAGTCTATGGGTCATAACGACCCGACATGACAAACTCGCGGCCAACTATCATTCATCAAGCTCGCATCAATCGGATTTGGCTACGTGCTAATGAGTCCGCGCCCTACTAGATCAGCGACACCAATCCGCCGCCGTGACGTTCCAGCCGTCCGGCCAGCGTCATTGAGGGCAATGCCGACATTCCGGTTGCCAGCCCGGACTTCTCAGTTTGACCCAAAAGCGACTTGGCAATCATTCAACAGATGTCGCCTGAACAGGTCTCCCACGGCTTTCAGCCTGCCAGTTGGGCCGCTATTATATCTTGCCCTGAATATGGAAACCCTTCATGAGACGACGCGAATTTATTGCGACCGCCGGTGCTTTGGCGGTATGGCCGGAGTTGAGCCGGGCACAGCGCGCGGGCGATCGAATGGCGCGCATCATTTATCTCGGCGCAACAAGCGCCTCCGCGATTGATCCGCGCCAGATCGAGCAGTTCAGGCGGGGCCTCGCCGACAACGGGTTGGTTGAGGGACGCAACATTGCGATTGAATATCTGTGGGCAGAAGGCAGGTTGGATCGGCTACAGTCGTTGTCGGACGAATTGGCGCGGCGCGATCTCGACCTTATTATCACTGCGGGCGGGCAGGCCGTACATGCGCTGATCGCGGCCCAGCTGAAGGCTCCGATCGTATTCGCGATCTATGGCGATCCCGTCGGCGATGGTGTTGTCGAGAGCCTGGCGCGCCCGGGCAAGAATCTGACCGGCCTGTCAATGGCGAATTCGCATCTGGAGAGCAAGCGGCTTGAACTGTTGAAGGAAGCATTTTCACCGCTCAAGCGCGTGGCCGTCCTGCACGACCCGAGCGCGTCGTCTTCGGCGGCCGTTATCGCCGATGTGCAATCCGGCGCGAGAACTCTGGGGGTTGAGGCCATGATCTTCGAGGCTTCTGACCCCGCACGGTTCGATACCATCTTCGCTGAAGCGGTCGATCGGGGCGCAAACGGCTTGGCGGCGATGGCCTCTGCGGTCCTCAATTTTCACCACCGGTATCTGTGTGAGCTGGCCATGCGGCACCGCCTGCCTTCGATCTGGGAATCCTCCGGATATGTCAGGGATGGTGGGTTGCTCTCCTATGGCCCGAGCTTCCCCGACATGTATCGGCAAGCCGCCGGCTACGTCGCGAAGATTTTGAAGGGAACGAAGGCGAGCGACCTTCCGATTGAGCAACCGGTCAAATTCGAGCTCGCCGTCAACCTCAAAACTGCCAAGGCGCTCGGCCTCAACGTTCCGTCCACACTCATCACCCGAGCCGACGAGGTGATCGAATAGAGCTGTTTTTGCTGCCTAGATCAGCGACACCAACCCGCCGCCGTGACGTTCCAGCCGTCCGGCCAATTCGAGCTCGAGCAGCACCGTGCGCACGATCGTGGGCGAGGCGCCGGACATCCGGATCAGGTCGTCGAGGCTGACGGGGCTCGGCCCGAGCAGATCGATGATGCGTGTGCGTTCGCTGGCGCCGGCGTCGAAATCGAGCGGTTCGCTCGCATCAAAGACGATCGGCCGCTCCATGATCGGCGTCACCGCGTTGATGACGTCGGCGGCTTCCGTGGTCAGCGTCGCACCCTGCTTGATCAGGTCGTTCGTGCCGGCAGCGCGCGGATCGAGCGGCGAGCCGGGTACGGCAAAAACCTCGCGGCCCTGTTCGGCGGCCATCCGCGCCGTGATCAGCGAACCCGAGCGATGGGCCGCCTCGACCACGACGACACCGAGTGCCGCGCCGGAAATCAGCCGGTTGCGGCGTGGAAAGTCGCGGGCGCGCGGCACGTGGCCGAGCGGCATTTCGGAGATCGCGCCGCCATGCGTGAGCAAGGTGGCCAAGAGATCCTCATGCTCGGGCGGATAGATCCGGTCGTGGCCGCCGGCCAGCACCGCAACCGTGCCGGTTGGGATCGTGGATCGATGCGCGGCCTGATCAATGCCGCGCGCCAGCCCGGAAATGACGACGAAGCCGGCGTCGCCGAGATCGCGCGCCAATTGGCTGGCGAATTTCAGCCCGGCACCGGAGGCGTTGCGAGAGCCGACGATCGCGATCATCGGCCGCATCAGGACATCGGGCGCACCGCGCACGCCGAGCAGGGGAGGCGCATCGTCAAGCGTCGCCAGCCGAGGCGGATAGCCGGCTTCATCGGGGGCGACCAGCGAAACGCCGATCTTCCTGGCCGCCGCGAGTTCGGTCCGCGCCTCATCCTCGCTGCAAATTCGCCCGGAGCGCGCCGCCCCTCCGCGCCGCGCCAGATCGGGCAGCCGCTCCAGCGCCGTCCGCGCGTCGCCGAAATGGTTCAGCAGCGAGCGAAACGTCCGCGGGCCGACATTGTCGGACCGGATCAGCCGCAGCCGGTCGATCCGGTCGGCGTCGGTGAGGCGTGGTGTTTGTGGCCGGTCGTGCATGCGGCCACAGCTTTGCCCAACCGGAGATTGCGATCAACTTGTTTGATAGCGGCGCCATGCGCCGGCTTGCCCCATTCCAGCCCGCTCCGTAAAACCCTGCTTCGTCATCGCAGGAAACACCGCCCATGATCTCGCTCGCCGATCTTCAACGCCGCATCGCGTCCGGCGATCTTTCCGCCGATGCGGCGCTTGCCCAATCGCTGGAGGCGATCGGCGCGCAAGACAAGACCATCGGTGCCTTCGTCTGCCGCGCCGACCTTTTGAGCGCGGCGAGCGCCGGGCCGCTGCGCGGCATTGCCGTCGGCATCAAGGACATCATGGATACATCGAACTTCCCGACCGAGATGGGCTCGCCGATCTACCGGGGACATCGGTCGCGCGGCGATGCAGCCGTAGTGATGATGTTGAAGCGGGCGGGTGCCAGCATCGTCGGCAAGACCACGACCACGGCGTTCGCCTCAACCGATCCGACCGCGACGCTCAATCCCCACAACCACGGTCACACGCCCGGCGGATCCTCATCGGGTTCGGCGGCGGCGGTCGCGGCCGGCATGATCCCGCTGGCGCTGGGGACGCAGACCGGCGGCTCGGTGATCCGCCCGGCGTCGTTCTGCGGCGTCGCCGCGATCAAGCCGTCCTATCGTCTGCTGCCGACGGTCGGCGTTAAATGCTATTCGTGGACACTGGACACGGTTGGCCTGTTCGCGGCTGGGGTCAGCGACGTCGCGCACGGGCTGGCGGCGATGACCGGGCGCCCCGAATTGCTGCCGCAGGCGTCCGTGCCGCCGCCGCGCATCGGCATCGTGACGCAGGATTTTGCCGGTGCGCCGGACGCGTCGGGCGGCGAGGCGCTGCGGATCGCGACCAAGGCCACTGAGCGCGCCGGAGCCTCGGTGCGTGCGCTTGAACTGCCGGAGATCGTCGCCGAAGCGTGGCGCGCGCATCCGGTCATACAGGAATTCGAGGCCCATCAGGCGCTGGCCTGGGAGTATCTCGAAAATTACGACGCGATGGCGCCGCTGCTTCGCGGCCGACTCGACGAGAGCAAAGGCACGCTGCCGGCCGCCTATGACGAGGCCATGCGAATTGCGAGCCACGCGCAGCACGCGCTGGCAAAAGTGTTCGAAGAGGTCGACGTGCTGCTGACCCTGTCCGCGCCGGGCGCAGCACCAAAGGGATTGGGCTCGACGGGCGACGCCCGTTACAACCGGCTGTGGACGCTGATGGGCGTGCCTTGCGTCAATGTTCCCGCTTATATGGCGGACGGTGGACTGCCGGTGGGCGTGCAGGTCATTGCGCGATATGGCGCGGATGCAGAAGCGCTGGCGGCGGCCCGGTTTGTGGAACAGGCGCTGAAGTTGAAATAAATGATGTCATTCCGGGGCGTGCGAAGCACGAACTACGATGCGCAATTGCGCATCTGAGAATCTCGAGATTCCGGGTGCGATGCTTCGCATCGCCCCGGAATGACGATCCCTTACTTCGCCCCGATCTTGCTTTCCGTACCCGCCTGCAGCCGCTTGATGTTTTCGCGATGCGCGTAGAACAGCAGCAAGGTCAGCACGACAGCCAGCGACGCCAGCGCCGGGTGGCCGAACCACCACAGGAACAGCGGCGTGATAAACGCCGCGACGAGCGCTGACAGCGACGAGTAGCGGGTGGCGAAAGCGACGGCGAGCCACATCACGCAGAACACTATCGCGGCCGGCCAGAACAGGCCGATCAGCACGCCGATATAGGTCGCGACGCCTTTGCCGCCTTTGAATTTGAGCCAGACCGGAAACAGGTGGCCGAGAAACGCGCCGAGTGCAGCCAGCATCGCCGCATTGGGGCCGGCGTAGTAGCCCATGATGACGACCGCGATCGTGCCCTTGAGCGCATCGCCGAGCAGCGTTCCCACGGCGAGGCCCTTGCTGCCGGTGCGCAACACGTTGGTGGCGCCGATACTGCCGGAGCCGATCGAGCGCAGATCTTGGGTACCGGCGAGTTTGGTCAGGATCAGTCCGAACGGAATCGAGCCGAACAGATAGCCGATCCCGAACGCGACGACGAGAAACGCGTCAGACGTCATGGCCGTTGCTCCCGTCGCTGCAAATTTCCCGCGCATCGCTCGAATAGGCCCTAGACATGCTCATAGACCGTCCGTCCGCCCACGATAGTACGCACGACGCGCCCCGAGAAGCGGGCTTCGTCGAACGGCGTATTTTTGCATTGCGATTTGAGGTCGGCGGGATCCAGCACCCAAGGCGTATCGGGATCGATCACGACGAGGTCGGCCGGAGATCCGGCGCGGAGCGAACCGCCGGGCAGGCCGAGCAGCTCGGCCGGACGGGTCGACATCGCCCGGATCAGCGTCTTGAAGTCCATCTCGCCGTTGTGAATGAGCCGCAACGCCGCCGGCAGCATGGTCTGCAGGCCGACCGCGCCGCTTGCCGCCTCCGCGAACGGCAGCCGTTTCACCTCGACGTCCTGCGGGTTGTGGTCGGACATCACGACGTCGATCAGCCCGGAGGCAACCGCTGCCACCAGCGCGAGGCGATCCTCCTCGCTGCGTAGCGGCGGCGACAGTTTCAGGAACGTCCGGTAGGGGCCGATGTCGTTTTCGTTCAAGGTAACGTGATTGATCGACACCGATGCACTGACGTTGAGGCCGGCGTCGCGGGCCCGTTTGAGGATTTCCAGCGACTCGATCGATGACAGCGATGCCGCGTGGTAGCGTCCGCCGGTCAGCGCCACGAGCCGCATATCGCGCTCCAGCATGACGGCTTCGGCGGCATTGGGAATGCCGACCAGCCCCAGTCGCGCGGCGAATTCGCCCTCGTTCATCACGCCTTCGCCGACCAGGTCGGGGTCTTCGGTGTGGTGGACGATCAGCGCATCGAAATCGCGCGCGTAAGTCAGCGCCCGGCGCATCACCTGCGCGTTGGTGACACTGCGGTCGCCATCGGTGAAGGCCACCGCACCGGCGGCCTTCAACAGGCCGATCTCGGTCATTTCCTCGCCGCGCATGCCCTTGGTGAGCGCCGCCATCGGGTGGATGTTGACGATCGCGGTATCGCGGGCGCGGCGCAGCACGAAATCGACGGTGGCCGAATTGTCGATGACGGGCGAGGTATCGGGCTGGCAGATGATCGTGGTGATGCCGCCCGCGGCGGCCGCCTGGCTCGCGGACGCAAAGGTTTCGCGGTGGCTGGCGCCGGGCTCGCCGACAAAGGCGCGCATGTCGATCAGCCCTGGGGCCACGATCATGCCGGCGCAATTGATGATGTCGGTACCTTCGGGGACGCCGGCGGCGCCGATGCCGCGCCTGGAGTCGCGGATGATGCCGTCGGCAATGAGGACGTCGCCGGGACCGTCGAAATCCCTGGAGGGATCGACGACGCGGGCATTGGCGAGCAGGATCGGGCGGCGGTCTGTCAGCATGTCAAGCGTTCGGCAGGTTGCGGGCGAGCGCTTCGAGCACCGCCATCCGCACCGCCACTCCCATTTCCACCTGTTCGCGGATCAGCGATTGCGCGCCGTCCGCCACGATCGAGTCGATCTCGACGCCGCGGTTCATCGGACCCGGATGCATCACCAGCGCGTCAGGCTTGGCATAAGCCAGCTTCTTCTGGTCGAGGCCGAAATAATGGAAGTATTCCTGGCTCGACGGCACGAACGACCCGTTCATGCGCTCGCGCTGCAGCCGCAGCATCATGACGATATCGGCGCCGTTGAGGCCCTCGCGCATGTCGCGCGCCACCTCGACGCCCATCCGCTCGATGCCGCGCGGCAGCAGCGTGGAGGGCGCCACCACGCGGACGCGGGCGCCCATGGTGTTGAGCAGCAGGATATTGGAGCGGGCGACGCGGGAATGCATCACGTCGCCGCAGATCGCGATGACGAGGCCTTCCAGCCGGCCTTTGTTGCGGCGGATGGTCAGCGCGTCCAATAGCGCCTGGGTCGGATGCTCGTGGCTGCCGTCGCCGGCATTGATCACGGAACCGTCAACCTTGCGCGCCAGGAGTTCCACCGCGCCGGAGGCGTGGTGCCGCACCACCAGGATATCCGGGTGCATGGCGTTGAGCGTCACCGCCGTGTCCATCAGGGTCTCGCCCTTGCGGATCGAGGACGATGACACCGACATGTTCATGACGTCGGCGCCCAGCCGTTTGCCCGCCAGCTCGAACGAGGATTGGGTACGGGTCGAGGCCTCGAAGAACAGGTTCACCTGGGTGCGACCGCGCAACGACGTGCGCTTTTTGTCCACCTGGCGGTTGAGCTCGACATATTCCTCGGAAAGGTCGAGCAGGCCGGTAATATCGGCAGCGGAAAGTCCCTCGATTCCCAGCAGATGCCGGTGACCGAGGACGAAGGTCGATTTCGATGCAGGGGTCATTAAAACGAGAGCTATAGGGGCGGATGGTGGGCGGGGCAAGCGCGAATAAAGCGGTTCGGAGTTATCCCCCGGTCTGTCCATTCCTCGTCATGCCCGCGCTTGGCGCGGGCATCCACGTCTTCTGTAGAATTAACCGTAAAAAAGGCGTGGATGGCCGGGACATAGGCGAGCGGAAGCGACGCCGTCCTTCGGACGGCTATGCCGGCCATGACGGCAGGGGACGTATCTTGAAGGCAATTGTTGTCGCGCTTGTGATCGTTGCCTCGGTCTCACAGGTCTTTGCGCAGGGCCTGCCAGGCGACTTCGCATATCTCCGGGACATCGATCCGACCATCATCCAGGACATCCGCTACGCCGGCTCGAATAATTTCATGGGCCGCCCGCTGGCGGGTTACGGGGCAGCCGAGTGCGTCGTGAAGCGCCAAGTCGGGCTGGCCCTGAGAGCCATCCAGCAGGAACTCGCCAGACAGAAACTGTCGCTGAAGATGTTCGATTGCTATCGCCCGGCGCGCGCCTCCCACGACATGGTGCTGTGGGCGCAGAACGGCCGGGAGACGCCGGCCGAGCGGCGCTATAACCCCGGCTTCGGCAAGCAGGAACTGTTCCGGCTCGGCTATATCGCCGAGCGCTCCCAGCATTCGAACGGCGCCGCGCTCGACCTGACGCTGGTCGATCTGGCGGCGGATAATTCCGCCGCGTTCGATCCGGCCAAGGCCTATGCCGACTGCACCGCGCCGGTGAGCGCCCGCGCGCCGGAAGGCAGCGTCGATATGGGGACCGGCTATGATTGCTCCGATACCAAAGCGCATACGGCGGCGCGCTCCATCACATCAGCACAACGCCGGTGGCGAGACACACTGGTCAATGCGATGTCGAAGCAAGGCTTTGTGAACTATTCGAAGGAGTGGTGGCACTTTTCCCTGCCGGGCGCGGGCGGGCCGGCCTATGATTTCCCGATTCCGCGACGCAATTGATTCCGGATCGTCAGGACCCGCCATGAGCCAGGCATCATTCGCGACCCACGAGGTCTTCAACCAGTCGCCGCCGTTCGAAAACGTCGACCTGTTTAGGGTGGACCGGCCGCTCGTGGACGCCGTGGCCGCCAATGGCGGCGCGTCGGCGCTAGCCGAACTGTCCGATTTCGGCCGTCATTGGGGTTCGGCCGCGATGGCCGAGCGGGGCCGCGTCGCCAACGAGAACACGCCGAAACTTCGGACCTTCGATGCCAGAGGTAATCGTCGCGACGAGGTCGAGTTTCATCCGGCCTATCACGAGCTGATGGCGCATTCGGCGCACGCCGGCGTGCATAATTCGACCTGGAACGCGGAGGGCCAGCCCGCCGGTGGTGCGTTGGAAGTCATCCGCGCCGCCAGGTTCTACATGGCCGCCCAGGTCGAGACCGGGCACCTCTGTCCGATCACGATGACGCGCGCCTCGGTCGCGGCACTGGCGGAGCAGCCGGATCTGCTGGCCAGGGTGATGCCGGTATTGGGAACGCGCGCCTACGATCCTTCTTTTGCGCCGTGGTGGACCAAGCGCGGCATGACGCTCGGCATGGGCATGACCGAGAAGCAGGGCGGCACCGACGTTCGCTCCAACATGACCCGGGCGGAGCGCGACGGCAGCGCCTATCGCATCACCGGGCATAAATGGTTCATGTCGGCGCCGATGTGCGACGCCTTTCTGGTGCTGGCGCAGGCCGACGATGGACTGAGCTGTTTCCTGATGCCGCGCTTTGCCCCTGACGGGTCGATCAACGCGATCCGGTTCCAGCGGCTGAAGGACAAGCTCGGCAACCGCTCCAACGCCTCCTCCGAAGTCGAATTCACCGGCGCCTATGCCGAACGTGTCGGCGCCGAGGGCAAGGGAATTCGCACCATCATCCAGATGGTGCAGCTGACGCGGCAGGATTGCGCGATTGCCTCCGCCGGCCTGATGCGGTCGGGACTGGCGCATGCGCTGCATCACGCGCGCCATCGCAGCGTGTTCCAGAAGCATCTGGCCGATCAGCCGCTGATGCAGGCGGTGCTGTCGGACATGGCGCTGCACGTCGAGGCCTCGATTGCGCTGGTGATGCGGCTGTGCCGTGCGTTCGACCGCGCGCCCGCCGACGCCGGGGAGGCCGCCTATATGCGGCTGCTGACGCCGGCGATCAAATACTGGGTCTGCAAGAGCGCGCCGGGCTTTCTCTACGAGGCGATGGAGTGCCTCGGCGGCAACGGCTATGTCGAGGAGGGCATTCTGGCGCGGCATTACCGGGAGTCCCCGGTCAACGCGATCTGGGAAGGCTCGGGCAATGTGATGTGCCTCGATGTGCTCCGCGCGCTGTCGCGCGAGGCCGACGCGGCGCTCGCCGTGTTGCGCGACCTCGCCGGGCAAACGCAGGGCCTGTCCGGTGCGGCCGAGGCGGCAGCCTTCATCGGCAAGACGTTCGGCCGCGCCGACAGCGAACGCGTCGCGCGGCTCGCCGTCGAGAAGTTGGCGCTGCTTGCCGCCTGCGCCGCGCTCAACGCGGTGTCGCCCCGGCATGCGGAATTGTTTGCCATGACGCGCCTTGCCGGGAATCACGCCAGCATGTACGGCGCCGTCGACCTTCCAGCCGGCGATGTCAGCGCGTTGCTGGAACGGGCGTTGCCATGACGCCACCGACCGAACACACAACGGAAGTCATTTGATGGATTCCCTCAATCCCGAAAGTCCGCCGCCGATCGTTGCGCTCGCACGGGCACCGCGCATCTGGAAATTCTGGGGCACGGCGCTGTGGGGCCTGTTCATCTTTGCCGGGATGTTCGTCGGCCAGGTCGCTGTGATCGTGTACTTCTGGGCGCGCCAAGGTGGCGCGATGGATGTTGCGTCCGCGATCCAGGTGGTCGGCGGCGGACTGACGATCTCGCTGTCGGTCATCATGGGATTGCCGGCGGTCATGATCGCCGCCTGGATCGCGATCCGTCCGACGCGCACGCCGTTTGCCGACTACCTCGCGCTGCGCTGGACCACGTGGGGCAACCTCCTGCTCGGCGTCGTCGCGCTCGTCGTTCTCGTCGGCGGCTGGGATATGGTGTCGCGCGCGCTCGGCCGCGAGGTGACGCCGGGCTTCATGGGCGACGTGCTCAAATCGGCCCAGGCCGACGGCGCGCTGTGGCTATTGGCGATCGCGTTCTGCATCGCCGCCCCGATGTCGGAAGAGATCTTTGCGCGCGGCTTTCTCTACCGCGGCTGGGCGGAATCGCGGCTCGGCGTTCCCGGCGCCATCGTGCTGTCCTCGCTGGCCTGGACCTCGCTGCATCTGCAGTACGACTGGTTCTTTTTCGGCGAGGTGTTCTGCATCGGCCTGCTGCTCGGCTACCTCCGCTACCGCAGCGGCTCGACCTGGCTGACCATCGTCATTCACGGCCTCAACAACTTTGCGGCGACCGTGCAGACGTTCTGGCTGGCGGGGAATTAGAGCGTGGGTCGGGCTTGCTGGCGCCTGATGGTGTCGCAAATGACCCAAAGCACCCTCCAGCTAGGTGGCGAGCTTCGTGTCGAAGTCTTCTAGAGTTTTGGCTATTTCCGCGCGGGTTAGCCTCATGCTCGTCGACCCAAAATCACCTGCAAACTTGATGTTCACTTGATCCGGAACCCGTGGCACAACTCGACAATCCGCTGTGCAAATGATTTCGCCAGCTTCCACTTGCCGGATGTCTTTGTGACTATGCGCTGTCCGAATGGCTTCAAATATCTCTCTTGCCTGAGCGGGCGATACTCCGGCGCTCAGCCCCGTATCAGCTAGACCGGCAAACAGTTTCACCTTGGTGGGCGAAATCTGAAAGTAAATGGCACCGTTTCCAAATTTTATCCTTCGAGAATTATCAATCAAGAAGAACGTTTGGATGAACCTCCTCACGAACTGCCAAATAGTGGTCATCGCTTTTCACTTAAAGTAAGATAAGTTTTCGATCTACCAAAGGTAGCATGACTTACTAATGATTTGCTTCGAAGCCCAGCGGAAAATGGCCCGCGCCAATCAAACTCGCCCATGAGTACGCGCCTTGGTGTGCCCGGTAACTAAAACCACGCCGCCAGCGCGATCGCGACCGGCATCGTGATCGCGGCCAGAATTGTCTGCAACGTGATGATCTGCGCCAGCAGCGGCGCGTCGCCGCCCATCTGGCGGGCCAGCACATAGGCGCTGGAGGAGGCCGGCACCGCCGAACAGGCGGTCACGATGGCGAGGTTGGAGCCGGAGAGCCCGAACCAGAGCGCCAATGCGACCCCCATGACCGGCATAAGCACCAGTTTCAGAAACACCGCGACCGAAGCGGCGAGGCTCGGGCGAAATAGGCCGTCGAGATGCAGGCCGGCGCCGGTGACCAGCAGGCCGATCGCGAGCGAAGAACGGCCGAGCGCGTCGGCGACCTCATGCCATAGTTTTGGCAGCGGGATGTGGGTGACGTTGAGGGCGAGCCCGATCACGCAGGCCCAGATCAGGGGATTGCGCACCACCGTCATCGCGATCGAGCCGGCGGAGCGCTTTCCGGGCGAAGCGTAATGCGCCAGCACCGCGACGCTGAACACATTGACCAGCGGAATGATGGCCACCATCGCCACCGAGGCCAGCGCCAGTCCGACATCGCCGAACAGATTGCCGGAGACGGCGAGCGCCACATAGGTCTGCCAGCGCGTGGCGCCCTGGAAGATCGAGGTGAAGGCCGGGCCGTCGACGGCGAAACGCGCGAGCAGGGGCCGCAGCGCCAGGCACAGCAGCGACATCAGCAGTGCGGACAGCAACAGCGCGCCGCCGACGCCGGCGACCGGCACCTTGCTCAGGTCGGCCTTCACCAGCGTCTGGACCAGGAGCACCGGAAACAACACGTAATAGGTCAGCCGTTCCAGCCCGTGCCACTGCGTCTCAAGCCGCATCAGGCTTCGCTTCAGGATGAAGCCGAGCACGATCAGCAAGAACACCGGCAGCAGCGCCGCAATTACCACCGGCATCGTCAGCGATCCCCGCGCAAGGTGGCCAGCCGGTCCAGCGCGCCCTGCAGGATGAAGATCGCGGCGTGCTCGTCGATCACCTCGGCGCGGCGGGCGCGGCTCATGTCCATGCCGATCAGTTCGCGCTCGACCGCGACGGTGGAGAGCCGCTCATCCCACAAAGCCAGCGCTAGCTCAGTGAGTTTGGAAAAATTCCGCGCAAAGGCGCGGGTCGATTGCGCGCGCGGCCCTTCGCTGCCGTCCATGTTGATGGGCAGGCCGAGCACGAAGCCGACCACGTTGCGTTCAGCCGCGATAGCCAGTAACCGCGCCGCATCGGCCTTGAAGGCCTTGCGCTGGATGGTCTCGACGCCGGTGGCGAGCCTGCGGTCGGGATTGGACACGGCAACGCCGATGGTCTTGGTGCCGAGATCGAG
The Bradyrhizobium sp. KBS0727 genome window above contains:
- a CDS encoding AEC family transporter; this translates as MPVVIAALLPVFLLIVLGFILKRSLMRLETQWHGLERLTYYVLFPVLLVQTLVKADLSKVPVAGVGGALLLSALLMSLLCLALRPLLARFAVDGPAFTSIFQGATRWQTYVALAVSGNLFGDVGLALASVAMVAIIPLVNVFSVAVLAHYASPGKRSAGSIAMTVVRNPLIWACVIGLALNVTHIPLPKLWHEVADALGRSSLAIGLLVTGAGLHLDGLFRPSLAASVAVFLKLVLMPVMGVALALWFGLSGSNLAIVTACSAVPASSSAYVLARQMGGDAPLLAQIITLQTILAAITMPVAIALAAWF
- a CDS encoding M15 family metallopeptidase; the encoded protein is MKAIVVALVIVASVSQVFAQGLPGDFAYLRDIDPTIIQDIRYAGSNNFMGRPLAGYGAAECVVKRQVGLALRAIQQELARQKLSLKMFDCYRPARASHDMVLWAQNGRETPAERRYNPGFGKQELFRLGYIAERSQHSNGAALDLTLVDLAADNSAAFDPAKAYADCTAPVSARAPEGSVDMGTGYDCSDTKAHTAARSITSAQRRWRDTLVNAMSKQGFVNYSKEWWHFSLPGAGGPAYDFPIPRRN
- a CDS encoding acyl-CoA dehydrogenase family protein, which codes for MSQASFATHEVFNQSPPFENVDLFRVDRPLVDAVAANGGASALAELSDFGRHWGSAAMAERGRVANENTPKLRTFDARGNRRDEVEFHPAYHELMAHSAHAGVHNSTWNAEGQPAGGALEVIRAARFYMAAQVETGHLCPITMTRASVAALAEQPDLLARVMPVLGTRAYDPSFAPWWTKRGMTLGMGMTEKQGGTDVRSNMTRAERDGSAYRITGHKWFMSAPMCDAFLVLAQADDGLSCFLMPRFAPDGSINAIRFQRLKDKLGNRSNASSEVEFTGAYAERVGAEGKGIRTIIQMVQLTRQDCAIASAGLMRSGLAHALHHARHRSVFQKHLADQPLMQAVLSDMALHVEASIALVMRLCRAFDRAPADAGEAAYMRLLTPAIKYWVCKSAPGFLYEAMECLGGNGYVEEGILARHYRESPVNAIWEGSGNVMCLDVLRALSREADAALAVLRDLAGQTQGLSGAAEAAAFIGKTFGRADSERVARLAVEKLALLAACAALNAVSPRHAELFAMTRLAGNHASMYGAVDLPAGDVSALLERALP
- a CDS encoding aspartate carbamoyltransferase catalytic subunit, encoding MTPASKSTFVLGHRHLLGIEGLSAADITGLLDLSEEYVELNRQVDKKRTSLRGRTQVNLFFEASTRTQSSFELAGKRLGADVMNMSVSSSSIRKGETLMDTAVTLNAMHPDILVVRHHASGAVELLARKVDGSVINAGDGSHEHPTQALLDALTIRRNKGRLEGLVIAICGDVMHSRVARSNILLLNTMGARVRVVAPSTLLPRGIERMGVEVARDMREGLNGADIVMMLRLQRERMNGSFVPSSQEYFHYFGLDQKKLAYAKPDALVMHPGPMNRGVEIDSIVADGAQSLIREQVEMGVAVRMAVLEALARNLPNA
- the ruvX gene encoding Holliday junction resolvase RuvX yields the protein MPALILPLIEAATHWPERGALVGLDLGTKTIGVAVSNPDRRLATGVETIQRKAFKADAARLLAIAAERNVVGFVLGLPINMDGSEGPRAQSTRAFARNFSKLTELALALWDERLSTVAVERELIGMDMSRARRAEVIDEHAAIFILQGALDRLATLRGDR
- a CDS encoding CPBP family intramembrane glutamic endopeptidase, with the translated sequence MDSLNPESPPPIVALARAPRIWKFWGTALWGLFIFAGMFVGQVAVIVYFWARQGGAMDVASAIQVVGGGLTISLSVIMGLPAVMIAAWIAIRPTRTPFADYLALRWTTWGNLLLGVVALVVLVGGWDMVSRALGREVTPGFMGDVLKSAQADGALWLLAIAFCIAAPMSEEIFARGFLYRGWAESRLGVPGAIVLSSLAWTSLHLQYDWFFFGEVFCIGLLLGYLRYRSGSTWLTIVIHGLNNFAATVQTFWLAGN